The stretch of DNA CGATGTCGGCATCGATGTCTACCAGATCGACCACGAAGACGCCAACGCCCAGTTCGAGATCAACTTCACCTACAGCGACGCGCTGACGACCGCCGACCGCTTGGTTTTCTTCCGCATGGCCGCCAGTGAAATCGCCCGCGAGCTTGGCATCATCTGCACATTCATGCCCAAACCCCTGTCTACGCGCACCGGCAGCGGCATGCACATGCACGTCTCGCTGGCGGACGGGCAAGGCAAGAATCTCTTCTTGGATAAATCCGACCCACGGCAATTGGGCCTCTCGAAAATGGCCTATCACTTCCTGGGAGGTTTGTTGAAACATGCTCCAGCGCTGACGGCTCTTTGCGCGCCTTGCGTAAATTCTTACAAGCGGCTTGTCGTCGGCCGATCATTATCGGGCTCTACCTGGGCCCCGGCGTTCATTTCCTATGGCGACAACAACCGCACGTCAATGATCCGCATTCCTTTTGGCCGCATCGAGTTGCGGCTGTGCGATTCGAGCGCGAACCCCTACCTTGCCACCGCCGCCACGCTGGCTGCGGGAATGGATGGTATCGAACAACAACTCGAACCCGGCGAGCCGCACAATATTAACCATTACACGACTTCGCCTGAAGAATTGATGGCCAAGGGCATCGGCGTCCTTCCACAATCGCTGCACGAGGCGATCGAAGTTTTGGAGACCGATTCGCTGTTCAGTGAACAACTCGGCGCGGAATTCATCCGCGAGTTCGCCCGCCTCAAGCGAATGGAATGGGTCGAATATCAACGGCATGTATCGGATTGGGAAGTGACGCGTTATTTAGAGTTTTATTAGCCCCTAACCTTCAGCCTCTAGCCCTTAAATCAGCATGTGTGGCATTGTTGGACTATTGATGAAACGTGGAGAAGATCGCCGGAACCTTGGTCGGTTTCTCACGCCGATGTTCCAATGCATGGCCGAACGCGGGCCAGACTCGGCAGGACTCGCGATCTTTCGCGACGGAGACGGAGGCGGACCGCGGCGGTTTAGTCTGTTCATTCCCGATCGGTCGTTCGATTGGCAGAAGCTGCTGGCAGCGTTTCGTCAACAAACAGGCGCTAGCGCGGAAATTGAAGCGGTCGAAAATCACGCAGTGCTCACCTCTGCCATCGATCCTGCCGCGCTGCGGCAATGGCTCGCCGAGTGCGATCCGTCGCCCCAACTGCTCTCGGTCGGCAAGTACATCAACGTCTTTAAGGATCAAGGCCATCCCGACGAAATCGCCGAGCGCTTCGATTTTCCGCACCTAACCGGCAGTCACGCGGTCGGACATACGCGAATGGCGACCGAATCGGCCGTCTCGCCAGGCCACGCGCATCCGTTCACGGCAGGTGAAGATTTCTGTCTGGTTCACAATGGATCACTGTCGAATCCACACATGCTCCGGCGGAAGCTCGAACGCCAGGGGCTTCAATTCGAAACCGACAACGACACCGAAGCCGCGTGCCGCTTCATCGAGTGGCGGATGCGACAAGGAGCAACGCTCGACCATGCCCTCCACTCGGCGTTCCACGAACTCGACGGCTTTTACACCCTGCTGATCGCCACGGGCGATCAATTGACGATCGTTCGCGACGCGTTCGCCTGCAAGCCTGCCGTGGTGGCGGAAACCGACCGTTACGTGGCAATTTCGTCTGAGTTTCGCTCGCTGGCTCACTTGCCCGAGGTGGAACACGCCCATATTTTTGAGCCGCTCCCCGAAGAAATTCACTCTTGGAAACTGTAATGCCGGCGACTTCAACGAACGCTCCGCGCAGTGGAATACCCGACAGTGCAATGAATCCGGCAATGATCAGCCGCGACGGAGATGCTGCGCGATTCGACTTGTCGCGCGGCTCGGTGCGGCAGTTGAACCAGTGGCTGCATCGCGATTTGCATAGCTCAGGCGTGCGGCGCGTCGAGATTATGCACCCCAACGGCATGCACAACTTGGCCGTTGGACTCGTTGCCGACGTCGACGTCGATATTCGTGGCCACGCGGGCTACTTTCTCGCCGGCATGAACCAACAGGCTCGCGTCACAGTCCACGGCAATGTTGGCTGGAGCGTGGCGGAAAACATCATTTCGGGCGTCGTCCGCGTCCGAGGAAACGCCTCGGAATGTGCTGCCGCTTCCGGGCACGGCGGGCTGGTCGTCATCGAAGGCGACGCTTCGTCACGCTGCGGTATTTCGATGAAAGGCTGCGACATCGTCGTCGGCGGCAGCGTCGGCCATGTTTCGGCGTTCATGGCGCAGGCCGGCCGGCTCGTCGTTTGCGGCAACGCCGGCGCGGGGCTGGGCGATTCACTGTACGAAGCCGTAATCTACGTTCGCGGTAAAATTCATGGCCTCGGCGCCGATGCACGCGAAGAACCGATGACCGACGCCGATCGTGCCGCGCTCGGCGAACTCCTTGCCAAAGCCGACATTTCACACCCCACGAGTGAATTCAAGCGAGTCGCCTCGGCCCGCAGTTTATATCACTGGAATTCCGACACGA from Pirellulales bacterium encodes:
- the glnT gene encoding type III glutamate--ammonia ligase, with the protein product MTPEQAAKFLEQHQVKLVLAQFIDIHGVAKAKAVPVSHFSDILSDGAGFAGFAVWGLGQEPHHPDYMALGDLATLSLVPWQPGYARIVCDGRVKQKPWPFDTRFILKRQVERLAQRGWTMNTGLEPEFMLFARGDDGKFGPADATDTLEKPCYDYKGLSRSRVFLEKLVAAMVDVGIDVYQIDHEDANAQFEINFTYSDALTTADRLVFFRMAASEIARELGIICTFMPKPLSTRTGSGMHMHVSLADGQGKNLFLDKSDPRQLGLSKMAYHFLGGLLKHAPALTALCAPCVNSYKRLVVGRSLSGSTWAPAFISYGDNNRTSMIRIPFGRIELRLCDSSANPYLATAATLAAGMDGIEQQLEPGEPHNINHYTTSPEELMAKGIGVLPQSLHEAIEVLETDSLFSEQLGAEFIREFARLKRMEWVEYQRHVSDWEVTRYLEFY